A part of Pseudomonas lutea genomic DNA contains:
- a CDS encoding DUF1780 domain-containing protein: MDDSDYLRLLTSQAEQASAFLSNARKWERERWVCERLLQGLNIPHRADDFLPAGQEPPDVLFRDACFEVFFVLDEGRRLNDEWREELQRRRSAFSLSQLVRREAKPKRIPAAELLRRLAPTLRKKAHNYKERGLELSELDIIAFASLKREVLDLNSHFPPPTEYLRQGWRSLSLVGPTFARVLFAHPDAPDFLRTNLGRSVVFDVGISL; this comes from the coding sequence ATGGATGACTCCGATTATCTGCGTCTTCTGACGAGCCAGGCCGAGCAGGCCAGCGCGTTCCTCTCCAATGCGCGCAAGTGGGAGCGTGAGCGTTGGGTGTGCGAGCGGTTGCTGCAGGGCCTCAACATTCCCCATCGCGCCGACGATTTTCTGCCAGCCGGGCAGGAGCCGCCGGATGTGCTTTTTCGCGATGCGTGTTTTGAGGTGTTCTTCGTGCTGGATGAAGGTCGTCGGCTCAACGACGAATGGCGCGAAGAACTGCAGCGTCGACGCAGCGCTTTCTCCCTCAGCCAACTGGTGCGACGCGAAGCCAAACCCAAGCGCATTCCCGCTGCCGAGCTGCTTCGCCGACTGGCGCCGACGCTGCGCAAGAAGGCTCACAACTACAAGGAGCGGGGCCTGGAACTGAGCGAACTGGACATCATTGCGTTCGCCAGCCTCAAGCGTGAGGTGCTCGATCTGAACAGCCATTTTCCACCGCCCACTGAGTACCTGCGTCAGGGTTGGCGATCGCTGTCGCTGGTCGGACCGACCTTTGCCCGGGTATTGTTCGCCCATCCGGATGCGCCGGATTTTCTGCGGACCAATTTGGGGCGCAGTGTAGTGTTTGATGTAGGAATTAGTTTATGA
- a CDS encoding helix-turn-helix transcriptional regulator — MEPANRVPTYGMQQRSERPDFYIRGKTEGKAETAPHRHEYFQIQINLGGDTVQHIGGVVRPFPRNTLAFILPHKLHLIPHPPEGNFLLINFAQTFLLPQLQCDPLDLEDVAIALAPELSPFRFQEHLDFTLSAADFAEIEHLLGRMRVLDANRQFGTREILKGCLLQLIGTICQLYAEPIKLLADDNAAERSRRDALARMSEYVRKNLDDPDLSLKKAASAAFLSPNYLTHWLRKEVGKTFSELVLERRMHLARTLLLNGSKPVREVARLCGFADEAYFSRRFRHAHGMPPGQFRKQRDL, encoded by the coding sequence ATGGAGCCCGCCAACCGCGTCCCCACTTATGGCATGCAGCAACGCAGTGAGCGGCCGGACTTTTACATACGTGGCAAAACCGAGGGCAAAGCAGAAACGGCGCCTCACCGGCACGAGTATTTTCAGATCCAGATCAATCTGGGTGGCGATACCGTCCAGCACATCGGTGGGGTTGTTCGCCCCTTCCCGCGCAATACGCTGGCCTTCATCCTCCCGCACAAGCTGCACCTCATACCGCATCCGCCGGAGGGCAACTTCCTGCTGATCAACTTTGCTCAAACCTTCCTGCTGCCCCAGTTGCAATGCGATCCGCTGGACCTGGAGGACGTGGCTATTGCCCTCGCTCCCGAGCTGTCACCTTTCCGTTTTCAGGAGCATCTGGATTTCACCTTGAGCGCCGCTGACTTTGCCGAGATTGAGCATCTGCTGGGCCGCATGCGTGTACTCGACGCAAACCGCCAGTTCGGCACGCGGGAGATACTCAAAGGCTGCCTGCTGCAGCTGATTGGCACCATCTGCCAGCTGTACGCCGAGCCGATCAAGCTGCTGGCCGATGACAATGCCGCGGAGCGTAGCCGCCGCGATGCTCTCGCGCGGATGTCGGAGTACGTGCGCAAGAATCTCGACGACCCGGACCTGAGCCTGAAAAAAGCCGCCTCTGCGGCGTTCCTTTCACCGAACTACCTGACCCACTGGTTGCGCAAGGAAGTCGGCAAGACGTTCAGCGAACTGGTACTGGAACGACGCATGCATCTGGCGCGCACGCTGCTGCTCAACGGCAGCAAACCGGTGCGGGAAGTGGCGCGGCTCTGTGGCTTTGCGGACGAGGCCTACTTTTCCAGGCGCTTCCGTCACGCCCACGGCATGCCGCCAGGGCAGTTCAGAAAGCAGCGGGATTTGTAG
- a CDS encoding NAD(P)/FAD-dependent oxidoreductase: MTHRIVIVGGGAGGLELATRLGKTLGKKGAASVTLVDANLTHIWKPLLHEVAAGSLNSYEDELNYVAQAKWNHFQFQMGRMIGLDRENKQIHLAETLDEHGNELVPARSLDYDSLVISVGSTTNDFGTKGAAEHCLFLDTRKQAERFHQQLLNRYLRAHASQHDAAEEINVAIVGAGATGVELAAELHNAAHELAAYGLGHIKPENLRITVIEAGPRVLPALPERIGGPVHKTLEKLGVTVLTNSAVSEVTADSLVTATGQVIPATLKVWAAGIRAPAFLEGIAGLETNRINQLQVRPTLQTTRDDNIFAFGDCAACPQKGTDRNVPPRAQAAHQQASLLVKSLKLRIEGGQLPEYRYKDYGSLISLSKFSAVGNLMGNLTGSVMLEGWLARMFYVSLYRMHQMALYGMFRTLMLMLGSRIGRGTEPRMKLH, translated from the coding sequence ATGACTCATCGTATTGTAATTGTCGGCGGAGGCGCTGGCGGTCTGGAGCTGGCTACCCGTCTGGGTAAAACCCTGGGCAAGAAAGGCGCGGCCAGCGTCACGCTGGTGGATGCCAACCTGACCCACATCTGGAAGCCGCTGTTGCACGAAGTGGCTGCCGGTTCGCTTAACTCTTATGAGGATGAGCTGAACTACGTGGCGCAAGCCAAGTGGAACCACTTTCAGTTCCAGATGGGTCGCATGATCGGGCTGGATCGCGAGAACAAGCAGATCCACCTGGCTGAAACGCTGGACGAGCACGGCAACGAGCTGGTTCCGGCCCGCAGCCTGGATTACGACTCGCTGGTGATTTCCGTTGGCAGCACCACCAATGATTTCGGCACTAAGGGCGCGGCGGAACATTGCCTGTTCCTCGACACGCGCAAACAGGCCGAGCGCTTCCATCAGCAGTTGCTCAATCGCTACCTGCGCGCGCATGCGAGCCAGCACGACGCAGCCGAAGAGATCAACGTCGCGATCGTGGGTGCAGGCGCGACGGGTGTGGAGTTGGCCGCTGAACTGCACAACGCCGCGCACGAACTGGCGGCTTACGGGCTGGGTCACATCAAGCCGGAAAACCTGCGCATCACAGTGATTGAAGCCGGGCCGCGTGTCTTGCCTGCCCTGCCCGAGCGCATTGGTGGGCCGGTGCACAAGACCCTGGAGAAGCTGGGCGTCACAGTGCTGACCAACTCGGCGGTTAGCGAAGTGACGGCTGACAGCCTTGTCACTGCGACGGGTCAGGTGATTCCTGCCACCTTGAAAGTCTGGGCGGCGGGCATCCGCGCTCCGGCGTTCCTGGAAGGGATCGCAGGTCTTGAGACCAATCGCATCAATCAACTGCAGGTGCGCCCGACGCTGCAGACCACGCGCGATGACAACATCTTTGCTTTCGGCGACTGCGCGGCGTGCCCTCAAAAAGGCACTGACCGCAATGTCCCACCGCGCGCGCAAGCGGCGCATCAGCAGGCGTCGTTGCTGGTGAAATCGCTGAAGCTGCGCATCGAGGGCGGTCAGCTGCCGGAGTACCGCTACAAGGACTACGGCTCACTGATTTCGCTGTCGAAATTCTCGGCGGTGGGCAATTTGATGGGCAACCTGACGGGCAGCGTCATGCTTGAAGGATGGCTCGCGCGGATGTTTTACGTCTCGCTGTATCGCATGCACCAGATGGCGTTATACGGAATGTTCCGCACGTTGATGCTGATGCTGGGAAGCCGCATCGGCCGCGGCACCGAACCCCGCATGAAGCTGCACTGA
- a CDS encoding MFS transporter, giving the protein MSSNPDSQVMEAAVAAPTTAAPARPMSHRRWFMLSLLLIATIINYVDRVNISIAAPFMAKDLGLDKVQMGLIFSAFAWTYAFALVPAGFIADRFGSRFTYGASLISWSAVTVCQGMAGGFASLFGLRLAIGAMEAPAFPANSRAVTVWFPARERGTASSIYVCGQYLGTALFTGLLLWLATTYDWRHVFYSTGIVGILFGIAWLYLYRDPMNCKKVSKEELAYIEDGGGLVKSSQERNKFKWAQIAELLKYRQVWAICLGKFASTSALYFFLTWFPTYLIEERHLTMVKVGIFAVLPFIGATVGVLLAGFIADGMIRRGFSLSFSRKLPLVVGSALGMSIMLVNFTDSNEVCIALLTIAFFAQGIASSSWAAVSEIAPKELIGLTGGITSLAANIGGIVTPIVIGQILHVTGNFAWAFWFIGGVALVGTLSYSLLLGRIYRIELTAK; this is encoded by the coding sequence ATGTCGAGCAACCCTGATAGTCAGGTGATGGAGGCCGCCGTGGCCGCTCCCACCACCGCCGCACCCGCCCGCCCGATGTCCCATCGCCGCTGGTTCATGCTCTCGCTGTTGCTGATCGCCACGATCATCAACTACGTGGACCGCGTCAATATCTCCATCGCTGCGCCGTTCATGGCCAAAGACCTGGGGCTGGACAAGGTCCAGATGGGCTTGATCTTCTCGGCCTTCGCCTGGACTTACGCGTTCGCCCTGGTCCCTGCCGGCTTCATCGCCGACCGCTTCGGCTCGCGATTTACCTATGGCGCCTCACTGATCTCATGGTCGGCCGTCACGGTCTGCCAGGGAATGGCGGGCGGTTTCGCTTCGTTGTTCGGCTTGCGTCTGGCCATCGGGGCAATGGAAGCGCCAGCCTTCCCGGCAAACAGTCGCGCGGTCACGGTCTGGTTTCCGGCGCGCGAGCGCGGCACCGCCAGCAGTATTTACGTCTGCGGCCAGTATCTCGGCACTGCGCTGTTCACCGGGTTGCTGCTCTGGCTGGCGACCACTTACGACTGGCGTCACGTGTTCTACAGCACCGGCATCGTCGGCATTCTTTTCGGGATCGCGTGGCTGTACCTGTATCGCGACCCGATGAACTGCAAAAAGGTGAGCAAGGAAGAACTGGCCTACATCGAAGATGGCGGCGGGTTGGTCAAGAGCAGTCAGGAAAGAAACAAATTCAAGTGGGCGCAGATCGCCGAATTGCTGAAATATCGCCAAGTGTGGGCCATCTGTCTGGGCAAATTTGCCAGCACATCGGCACTGTACTTTTTCCTGACCTGGTTCCCGACGTATTTGATCGAAGAACGTCATCTGACGATGGTGAAAGTCGGCATCTTCGCGGTGCTGCCATTCATTGGTGCAACGGTTGGTGTGCTGCTGGCAGGTTTCATTGCCGACGGGATGATTCGTCGCGGCTTCTCGCTGTCCTTCTCTCGCAAGTTGCCGCTGGTGGTGGGCTCGGCGCTCGGCATGTCGATCATGCTGGTCAACTTCACCGACTCCAATGAGGTCTGCATTGCGCTGCTCACGATCGCCTTCTTCGCACAGGGCATCGCCTCGTCTTCATGGGCCGCCGTGTCGGAAATCGCGCCGAAGGAACTGATTGGCCTGACCGGAGGGATTACCAGCCTGGCGGCCAACATTGGCGGCATCGTTACCCCGATCGTCATCGGACAGATCCTTCACGTCACCGGCAACTTTGCGTGGGCGTTCTGGTTTATTGGCGGGGTCGCGCTGGTGGGTACGCTGTCTTATTCGTTATTGCTCGGCCGTATTTACCGCATCGAACTGACTGCCAAATAA
- a CDS encoding fumarylacetoacetate hydrolase family protein, with protein MNNFVFEPPRTHSLPVNGSDARFPVGRVFCLGRNYQWGDGANGEREVPAFFMKPATSVVDAVGEVAFPTQTEQFCHEIELVVAIGKDGYQIDPEHALDHVWGYAAGLDLTRRDLQLAAKAVGNPWEPAKAFDGSAPITPIRPSGRDGHARQGAIWLSVNGVERQRSDLESQIWSVSEVISQLSHSVTLRAGDLIMTGTPPGVASLEAGDVINGGIEGIGEFEVRVGERR; from the coding sequence ATGAACAACTTTGTATTCGAGCCTCCCCGAACCCACAGCTTGCCGGTCAATGGCAGCGATGCGCGATTCCCCGTGGGCCGGGTGTTTTGCCTGGGCCGTAATTATCAATGGGGCGATGGGGCCAACGGGGAACGCGAGGTTCCTGCGTTCTTCATGAAGCCGGCGACGTCGGTTGTCGACGCCGTGGGCGAGGTGGCATTTCCGACCCAGACCGAACAGTTCTGCCATGAAATCGAACTGGTCGTGGCAATAGGCAAAGACGGTTACCAGATCGATCCTGAACACGCGCTGGACCATGTGTGGGGTTACGCCGCAGGGCTTGACCTGACGCGCCGTGATTTGCAGCTCGCGGCCAAGGCGGTGGGCAACCCATGGGAGCCGGCGAAGGCGTTCGACGGCTCGGCGCCGATCACCCCCATTCGTCCGTCAGGGCGTGATGGCCATGCGCGGCAAGGCGCGATCTGGCTCAGCGTCAATGGCGTGGAACGGCAGCGCTCCGATCTGGAAAGCCAGATCTGGTCGGTGAGCGAGGTCATCAGCCAGCTTTCCCATTCCGTCACGCTGCGCGCTGGCGACCTGATCATGACCGGCACGCCGCCCGGCGTTGCATCGCTCGAAGCGGGCGACGTGATCAATGGCGGCATCGAGGGTATCGGCGAATTTGAGGTGAGGGTCGGTGAACGCCGCTAA
- a CDS encoding MOSC domain-containing protein, producing the protein MSPLQELIADVPQRGRVRWIGVRPESRGEMVELDAVEARREAGLTGDHARPGPRNARQVTLIQWEHFAVVSSLMGRAEDNPVLPQDLRRNIVISGINLFSLKNRRFRIGQAIFETTGWCQPCARLEQRLGHGIFQAVRGHGGITARVIQSGIVRLDDVLCIEPIESSVQDFNAANTAAS; encoded by the coding sequence ATGAGCCCGTTGCAGGAATTGATTGCCGATGTACCCCAGCGCGGGCGCGTTCGCTGGATCGGCGTGCGGCCGGAATCGCGTGGCGAGATGGTCGAGCTGGATGCTGTCGAAGCGCGGCGCGAAGCCGGCCTGACCGGTGATCACGCCCGCCCCGGCCCGCGCAACGCGCGCCAGGTGACGCTGATTCAGTGGGAGCATTTTGCGGTGGTCAGTTCGTTGATGGGCCGCGCCGAAGACAATCCTGTACTGCCGCAGGATTTGCGGCGCAACATCGTGATCAGCGGCATCAATCTGTTCAGTCTGAAAAACCGGCGCTTTCGCATCGGCCAGGCGATCTTCGAAACCACCGGTTGGTGCCAGCCCTGCGCCCGCCTCGAACAGCGTTTGGGCCACGGTATTTTCCAGGCGGTGCGTGGCCATGGCGGCATCACCGCGCGGGTGATACAAAGCGGCATCGTGCGCCTGGATGATGTTCTGTGTATCGAGCCGATCGAATCGAGCGTCCAGGACTTTAACGCAGCCAATACTGCCGCTTCGTGA
- a CDS encoding 2-hydroxyacid dehydrogenase — MKPEILQLSPILIPEINARLNELYTVRPYFQQTDKAAYLREHGANIRGVVTGGHTGITREVMEQLPKVEVIAVNGVGTDAIDLAYARDRGIRVTATIGALTEDVADLAIGLLISACRGLCTGDRYVRSGAWAKTATPLVPLPLARRFSGMRIGIVGMGRVGRAVASRAAAFGCPISYTDLKPMSDVPYSFVSDLVELAAQSDALIVAAAADKAKGIINAKVLEALDAQGFLINVARGSLVNEPDLVAALQAGSIAGAGLDVFAEEPHVPDVLFELETVVLQPHRASATVETRTRMGEMVLASLADGLAGKVPVGSVV, encoded by the coding sequence ATGAAACCTGAAATCCTCCAGCTGAGCCCGATTCTGATTCCTGAAATCAACGCGCGCCTGAATGAGCTGTACACCGTTCGCCCGTATTTTCAGCAGACCGACAAAGCCGCCTACCTGCGCGAGCACGGCGCGAATATTCGCGGTGTCGTGACCGGCGGCCACACCGGTATTACGCGCGAAGTGATGGAGCAGCTACCGAAGGTGGAAGTGATCGCGGTCAACGGTGTCGGCACTGACGCGATCGATCTGGCCTACGCCCGGGACCGTGGCATTCGGGTCACGGCGACTATTGGCGCGCTGACCGAGGACGTCGCCGACCTCGCCATCGGCCTGTTGATTTCGGCCTGTCGCGGACTGTGTACCGGCGACCGCTACGTGCGCTCGGGTGCATGGGCCAAGACCGCGACGCCGCTGGTGCCGCTCCCATTGGCTCGGCGGTTCAGCGGGATGCGCATCGGCATCGTCGGCATGGGCCGGGTAGGGCGGGCGGTTGCCTCGCGCGCCGCGGCATTTGGCTGTCCCATCAGCTACACCGATCTCAAGCCCATGAGCGACGTGCCTTACAGCTTCGTGAGCGATCTCGTGGAGTTGGCCGCGCAGAGTGACGCATTGATTGTCGCGGCAGCCGCCGACAAAGCCAAAGGCATCATCAACGCCAAGGTATTGGAAGCGCTGGACGCGCAAGGGTTTTTGATCAACGTGGCGCGCGGCAGTCTCGTAAACGAGCCCGACTTGGTCGCTGCACTGCAAGCAGGCTCAATCGCGGGCGCCGGGCTTGATGTGTTCGCCGAGGAGCCGCATGTGCCGGACGTCTTGTTTGAGCTGGAAACCGTCGTCCTGCAACCCCATCGCGCCAGCGCCACCGTCGAAACCCGAACACGGATGGGCGAGATGGTGCTGGCCAGCCTGGCGGATGGGCTCGCAGGGAAGGTGCCGGTGGGGAGTGTGGTCTGA
- a CDS encoding SDR family oxidoreductase encodes MTDQSVSKIALVTGAGSGIGRSVAFGLLEDGYKVVVTGRRLQPLEELVAQAREQGGEALAVSCDVRDPASVDHLFATIEEVYGRLDLVFNNAGVNAPAVPMDELPVEKWLSVIDTNVTGVFLCSRGAFGLMRKQSPQGGRIINNGSISAHVPRPFTAPYTASKHAVLGLTKSLALDGREFNIACSQIDIGNALTELSVRMTQGVRQANGSTAVEPMIDVKHIADAVRYIAALPLSANVLNMTVMATNMPFVGRG; translated from the coding sequence ATGACTGATCAATCCGTTTCAAAAATTGCCCTGGTGACCGGCGCTGGCAGCGGCATTGGCCGTTCGGTTGCATTCGGCCTGCTCGAAGACGGCTACAAGGTAGTGGTCACCGGGCGTCGTCTGCAGCCCCTCGAAGAGCTGGTGGCGCAGGCCCGCGAGCAGGGCGGTGAAGCCTTGGCGGTGTCGTGCGACGTGCGCGACCCGGCCAGCGTCGACCATTTGTTCGCTACCATCGAAGAGGTCTATGGCCGGCTCGACCTGGTCTTTAACAACGCTGGCGTCAACGCACCTGCCGTGCCGATGGACGAGCTGCCTGTCGAGAAATGGCTGAGCGTGATCGACACCAACGTAACCGGCGTTTTCCTGTGCAGCCGCGGCGCATTTGGGCTGATGCGCAAGCAATCCCCTCAGGGCGGCCGGATCATCAATAACGGCTCCATTTCTGCGCACGTGCCACGACCCTTCACTGCACCTTACACCGCCAGCAAGCACGCAGTGCTTGGGCTGACCAAGAGCCTGGCGCTCGACGGTCGCGAATTCAATATCGCCTGCAGCCAGATCGACATCGGCAATGCGCTGACCGAGCTGTCGGTGCGCATGACCCAAGGTGTGCGTCAGGCCAATGGCTCGACGGCGGTCGAGCCGATGATCGACGTCAAACACATTGCCGACGCCGTGCGCTACATCGCCGCGCTGCCGCTCTCCGCCAACGTGCTGAACATGACTGTCATGGCAACCAATATGCCTTTCGTGGGCCGTGGTTGA
- a CDS encoding sensor domain-containing diguanylate cyclase, with translation MKSPIPSCEQQRLEALYQLEVLDTQPEATLDRITRLVAQVLNVPIALISLVDQDRQWFKSRVGLEVVELPRETAFCAHAILETNELVVPDATEDQRFCDNQLVVGDPHIRFYAGVPIRTSKGFAVGTLCAIDARPRTLSPQELAILRDLADVVSREMQLRENLMLARIQKDRSQALFVASEAGYRSMFELASVGIALVAPDGGWISVNAALCNMLGYGPDELKHLTFQDITHPDDLDGDLGMLHQLSVGEIDSYQMEKRYLRKNGSPVWVNLSVTKKLSEAGALEYFISIIQDIQARKELEQEARHDALTGLHNRRALDSLLPIAQARADRSRLQLALMFIDLDGFKVINDSYGHDAGDDLLRTISARLQNCIRRTDSLVRLAGDEFIVILEGITPGVEEAREVAQKLLAAIAQPITIKGDEIRSNASIGFSMYEPGSSKAPDELMREADRWMYKAKHMGKGRVMP, from the coding sequence ATGAAGTCGCCAATTCCTTCGTGTGAGCAGCAGCGCCTGGAGGCGCTGTATCAACTTGAAGTCCTCGATACCCAGCCGGAAGCCACGCTCGATCGCATCACGCGGCTAGTCGCGCAGGTGCTGAACGTGCCCATTGCCCTGATTTCGCTGGTGGATCAAGACCGCCAGTGGTTCAAGTCACGCGTGGGCCTTGAAGTAGTCGAGCTGCCGAGAGAAACGGCCTTCTGTGCTCATGCCATTCTGGAAACCAACGAACTGGTGGTGCCTGACGCTACGGAGGACCAGCGTTTCTGCGATAACCAGTTAGTCGTGGGTGATCCCCATATTCGTTTTTATGCGGGCGTACCCATACGGACCAGTAAGGGTTTTGCAGTGGGCACGTTGTGCGCGATTGATGCGCGGCCTAGAACGCTTTCTCCGCAGGAACTGGCCATACTCCGCGACCTCGCCGATGTCGTCAGTCGGGAGATGCAGTTGCGCGAAAACCTCATGCTGGCCCGCATTCAGAAGGATCGCTCCCAGGCGTTGTTCGTCGCCAGTGAGGCCGGCTATCGGTCTATGTTTGAGTTGGCGTCGGTCGGTATCGCACTGGTTGCGCCGGACGGTGGCTGGATCAGCGTTAACGCGGCGCTTTGTAACATGCTCGGCTATGGGCCAGATGAGCTGAAGCACCTGACATTTCAGGACATCACCCACCCCGACGACCTGGACGGTGATCTCGGGATGCTCCATCAGCTGAGTGTTGGTGAGATTGACAGCTACCAGATGGAGAAGCGTTACCTGCGCAAAAACGGCAGCCCGGTGTGGGTCAATCTGAGCGTAACCAAGAAACTCTCGGAAGCGGGGGCGCTGGAATATTTCATTTCAATCATTCAGGACATTCAGGCGCGTAAAGAGCTCGAGCAGGAAGCTCGGCATGACGCCCTGACCGGCCTGCACAATCGACGTGCGCTTGATTCTTTGTTGCCCATCGCTCAGGCCCGAGCTGATCGATCCAGACTGCAGCTGGCGCTGATGTTTATCGACCTGGACGGTTTCAAAGTCATCAACGACAGTTATGGCCACGATGCGGGTGATGACTTGCTGCGCACGATTTCCGCACGTTTGCAGAACTGCATACGCAGGACCGACAGCCTGGTCCGGCTGGCCGGCGACGAGTTCATCGTGATTCTCGAGGGCATCACCCCGGGTGTGGAGGAAGCTCGCGAAGTGGCGCAGAAACTGCTCGCCGCCATCGCCCAGCCCATCACCATCAAAGGCGATGAGATTCGCAGCAACGCGAGCATCGGTTTTTCCATGTACGAACCCGGCTCCAGCAAAGCGCCGGACGAGCTCATGCGAGAAGCCGACCGCTGGATGTACAAAGCCAAGCACATGGGCAAAGGGCGAGTAATGCCCTAG